accaccttgctgccccgtactattattattattattattatatatatggggcggcacagtggtgtagtggttagcactgttgcctcatagtaagaaggtcctgggttcgagccccggggccggcgagggcctttctgtgtggagtttgcatgttctccccgtgtccgcgtgggtttcctccgggtgctccggtttcccccacagtccaaagacatgcaggttaggttaactggtgactctaaattgagcgtaggtgtgaatgtgagtgtgaatggttgtctaatcTGTACTCTGCACTAATCTCTTTCTCCATGCTGGAAAGGACAGTCAGTGAGATGATTATGGTTTGGTGTGTAGGGTTAAattctgaggtgtgtgtgtgtgtgtgtaacccgaGCTCAGTGAAGTCCTGAGTGCTTTAATTCTCTTCCCCTCTGAAACACATGGCGCCTCCTTCCTGCGCTGTTTGTTTGCGGTCAGTTGATCCGGAGCGGAAATTCCTTTCCGTTTTTGTGAATGACAAACTGATTAACAATTCACGGCGCAGGCCCCGGTTTCCATCCGGCCCCGTTGCCAAGGCGACGGCCGCTCCGAGCCTTCCTATTGGTCAGCGTGCAATAATGTAGGCATTGAAACGCCGCGCCCTCGCCTCcattcactaacacacacacacagagagagagagagggagagagagagagggaggtagGTTGGTTGGTTCACAGATGAAGCTTTGCGATACAGGAACAAAACACAGCACCGGTTGAACCGGAGACCAGAGCAGAAGAGACTCgaccgcacacacacacgcacgcacacacgcgcgcaccGAGCGCTCCGGGTTTTACGCACCGATCTGGATGCTCAGTCTGGCTTTTTCGTTTCTTGCTTTAAAATCAgaaaggaaagaagaagaagaggaggaaaaaaagcCCAAGCGGTGTTATATAACCGGAAGCGGAACGTCAGTGAGGCTGTAGCTTACTCACAGGCGCGCGTGAGTCATTGATAAACGCGCAGCTTTCCTGAGCGCAGTCGCATGAATGGACGGAACCGGAGCGGGTCTCCACTGCACACTTTAACCCAAAAACAAGCCggattttttttggtttgttttcattcctTGATCAGGATCGAGATCCAGAGTgtgcctttttatttttattattattatttatcatcattattattatcagcCTACTATTATAATTTTTACGCCGCACGCGCGGTCTATGCTCCGGCCTGGTGCTGAAACGCCGCGGCCTCTGGACTCTGCACGACGCTTCGCACCCGACACCGAAAGCCCGTACCGCACACCCCGATGCTCGATAAGTTCCGACCCGCGCAGCTCGACACGGTAATGGCGATCAGCAAGAGCGTGGCGTGGCTCCGGGAGCAGCTCGAGACGCGCCGCGAGCGCCTGCTCGTGATGGACTGCCGTGCGCGCGAGCTCTACGACTCGTCGCACGTCGAGGCGGCCATCAACGTGGCCATCCCGAGCCTCATGCTGCGGCGGCTCAAGAAGGGCAACCTGCCAGTCAAGTCCCTGCTCTCTGACGGACAGGACCGAGAGCGGTTCGCGCGGCGCTGCAGGACCGACACCATCGTGCTGTACGACGAGTGCAGCCGCGAGTGGAACGAGAACGTGGACGGCGGCTCGGTGCTCGGTTTACTGCTCCGGAGGATGAAGGATGAGGGGTACAAAGCCTTTTACCTCGAAGGTACGTAGAGCCCGGTGTACGACCCGAACTGTACAGTAGCAGCTACAGTTGTGTTTAAAGGCCTTGAGCAACCTTCCAGCACAACACTgactttgtgtttgtttgtttgtttgtcttgcatAGGCTGCACTGAAAATGTATttataaatcatcatcatcatcatcatcagcttcttaaaaacaaacaacaacaatcaGGGTGCATTCATCTCCATACACATGCTAATATagtatggtgttttttttttaagatctaaaataacttttatttatttatttatttattttactgtgtGTGTTTACTCTCTGTAGACTCATTTGTATAAAGCACCACTACATATTTTTTGAATCAGTTTTCCTTTTAAAACGtcacattattttatataataataataataataataataataataataataatggcttcaaaataataaaaaaaatgcacgtgCGTTGATGTGCACGCactctataaataaataaacaaacaaacacatacatacatacatacatacatgggcTGCAACTTTACTTTTTTCAAGGTTATTTTTTAAatgccattttgttgttgttgttgtttgtccaTTGACCTCGTCCTGCTTTAACCCCACAGGCGGTTTCAGTAAGTTCCAGTCCGAGTGTCCGGCGCTCTGTGAGACCAACCTGGACGGCTCGTGCGGCGGAAGTGGTTCTCCTACGTCACACGTGCTGGGCCTCGGTGGCCTGCGCATCAGCTCTGATTCATCGGACATCGAATCGGATGCGGATCGTGAGCCCGGCAGCGCCACCGACTCGGACGGCAGCCCGGCGTCGAACCCGCAGCCGTCCTTCCCTGTCGAGATCCTGCCACACCTGTACCTGGGCTGCGCCAAGGACTCCACCAACCTTGATGTGCTGGAGGAGTTCGGCATCAAGTACATCCTGAACGTGACCCCGAACCTGCCCAACCTTTTCGAGAACGCAGGAGAGTTCAAGTACAAACAGATCCCCATATCGGACCATTGGAGCCAGAACCTGTCTCAGTTCTTCCCAGAG
The Neoarius graeffei isolate fNeoGra1 chromosome 8, fNeoGra1.pri, whole genome shotgun sequence genome window above contains:
- the dusp6 gene encoding dual specificity protein phosphatase 6, translating into MLDKFRPAQLDTVMAISKSVAWLREQLETRRERLLVMDCRARELYDSSHVEAAINVAIPSLMLRRLKKGNLPVKSLLSDGQDRERFARRCRTDTIVLYDECSREWNENVDGGSVLGLLLRRMKDEGYKAFYLEGGFSKFQSECPALCETNLDGSCGGSGSPTSHVLGLGGLRISSDSSDIESDADREPGSATDSDGSPASNPQPSFPVEILPHLYLGCAKDSTNLDVLEEFGIKYILNVTPNLPNLFENAGEFKYKQIPISDHWSQNLSQFFPEAISFIDEARGQKCGVLVHCLAGISRSVTVTVAYLMQKLNLSMNDAYDIVKMKKSNISPNFNFMGQLLDFERTLGLQSPCDNRASAPSQPLYFSTPTNHNVFQLDPLEST